From Triticum aestivum cultivar Chinese Spring chromosome 7B, IWGSC CS RefSeq v2.1, whole genome shotgun sequence:
acttatgtaactagaaatgatttttggaaaaaataaatagcaaactatgaggcagctgcagttcaaattagacccgcttcctactaaatcggcgggaatttgtatttttcaccagaggtggatcaaaacttttgacacccaaccattttgtcaattgtgcattaaatatgtcctggtattttacaaaaatgatttggtgcaattttgcaaaaaatatatggtaggaccttcacaaaaaaactcatttcgggcactcggaaaatggaaaatgaattttccatgcaaagaaaatgaaaactccctgatGCACactgtttggaattccaagatgcacccttgtgcacaatatgagatcatttgaacaaactatgacatgaatgtggccataatattgatcatttggcttgaaagccatgaatcttcatgcatgatagctgatttctgagaacatttttataaaataattgtcttattacaattttattatttttcctggaaacttggtcacatataatgacacaatgcgaaggttttccaatttttttgactttttttgaattttttatgctcatttcaaaatgctgtcaaaacggcgggcatgaccggtCCTAGATAgtagttgaatcttggattttttggtgtttctctgattaaatagatacttatgtaactagaaatgatttttggaaaaaaataaagagcaaacaataaggtagctgcagttcaaatttgacccacttccttcTAAATCGGcgaaaatttttctttttcaccagaggtggatcaaaacttttgaaacccaaccattttgtcaattgtgcattaaatatgtcctagtattttataaaattgattaggtccaattttgaaacaaatatatggtaggtccttcacaaaaaaaactcatttcgggcactcaaaaaatggaaaatgaatgttccctgcaaagaaaatgaaaactcccttaggcaacattgtttggaattccaagatgcacctttttgcacgatatgagatcattcgaacaaactatgccatgaatgtggccataagattgatcatttggcttgaaagccatgaatcttcacgcatgatagcttatttctgagaacactttttaaaaataattatcgtagtacaagtttattatttttactggtaacttggccacatataatgacacaatgcgacggttttccaattttttgattttttttgaactttttatgcccgtttcaaaatgttgtcaaaacggcgggcatgaccgttcctagctagtgcttgaatcttggaatttttttggtgtttctttgattaaatagaaacttatgtacctagaaatgatttttggaaaaaataaagagcaaactatgaggcagttgcagttcaaatttgacctgcttccaactgaatcggcgggaatttgtcatttttactagaggtggatcaaaacttttgacacccaaccatttggtcaattgtgcattaaacatggcctagtattttagaaaattgatttggtccaattttgtaacaaatatatggtaggtccttcacaaacaaacctcattttgggcactcgaaaaatggaaaattgattttttgtccaaagaaaatgaaaactccgtgaggcaacattgtttgccattacaagatgcacccttgtgaacaatatgagatcatttgaacaaactatgtgaTGAATGtgcccataagattgatcatttggcttgaaagccatgaatcttcatacaTGATAGCTTATTtcggagaacacttttttaaaataattaccgtattacaagtttacaaTTTTTTATGGTGACTTGGTCAcaaataatgacacaatgcgaaggttttccatttttttgatttattttgaattttttatgcccgtttcaaaatgcggtcaaaatggcaggCATGACCGATCCTAGCTAGTGGTTGGATCTtgaaaaacttttggtgtttctctgattaaatagatacttatgtgcatagaaatgatttttgaaaaagttAAAGAGCAAAGTATAAGGCAGCTGCAggtcaaatttgacccacttcctgcTGATTCGGCAAAAATTTATCTTTGTCACGAGAGGCGGATCAAATactttgacacccaaccatttggtcaattgtacattaaatattgCCTAGTATCTTATAAAATTGATGTGGTTCAATTttacaataaatatatggtaggtccttcataatAAAACTCATTTCGAACacctcgaaaaatgaaaaatgaaatttcGGTAGTTAGGCATTGAATCTTACAAACATTTCAGAGTATCTCTGATGAAATATATACTTTAGTATCTATAAATTATGTTTGGAAAAATTAAATAGGTACTTTAGTACCTATTAATGTGAAAAAAGTAGGAAAAAAATGTAAACACAATTTGTTTTACTTTATTCTCATTGGTGGAACTAGCTCTCACCCGGATTGATGATGTGgcggccatccatccatccatccaaccccttgccctaaaaaaataaaaaatctatcCATCCCTTGCCCTCgtctcccacccacccacccaccctgaCCCCTTCCCTCCCCTCGCCACCATCCCGCCCTCCAGCATCGCGCCGCCATCCACATCGTCTCCCCGATCTAGAGCCCTAGGCCGCTCTCCCCCATTCCGAGCACGACGGCGTTGGCCCGGCCCCCAAGCCCCCCGCGGCGGCCACCGCATCCCTCCATCGTTCGCCGTTTCCGCCGCCATCGCGCGATGCACTTGGGGTCTGCTTCGTGCAACCCCAAGCGGCCCTTCTCTTCCTCGCCGTCCCCCGCCTCCCCCGCACCACCGCAGATGAAGAAAGCCAAGCTCcccacggcctcctcctcctctgccggtCACACCACTtgtcccctcctctctctcccccgcaCACCCTCTCTCGCGCAGCAAACCCCAGTGCTCCCTGATCCAGATCCCTCTCCTCCCCTCGCCACCACCCactcctcccccgccgccacccacctccAACACCCACCCCTCCCCTCGCTGCCACCCACCTCCACCATACCTCCCCTCCCCACCTCAGATCCTCTCCCCACTCCCAGATCCAACTTTCCACCGGAGAACGAGGAGGTTGCAGCCAGGATCTTCGAGACGCGGTGGTCGTCGATACAAGGTCATGACGCGGGGCCAGCCATGGAGGCGGTGGTCGTCGACGCGGTGTCCAAGCTGCTGAAGGCCGGCATCGCGCTGTCGGAGATCTCCTCTACTCCCCGGGCTGGTGATTCGCCAGATCTCCTCTGCTCTTGTTTGATTCGCTTGAGACTTCGCAGGGCGTTATGCATATGCGTGACCCTCCCTGTTTGATGTGTGTCTGCGGTCACGTGATGGCCTCAAAGGTGAAGATGGGCTGAGATTGCAGGCTGCTAGTTGCCTCGGcgtcgaagatgaagatgaaggTGGAGGAGAGCGAGCGTGGGTGAGATGGCGGGCTGTTGGTTGCCTCGGCCTTGCGCAGCATGCCCGACCGCCCCTACTCCCTTGACGAGCGCATGCTGCAGCTCCTAGGCGAAGTATGCATCTCCCTCTGTCCTTTCCCGTCCCCATCCCCTACTACTGCTGCTCTTCCCGGTCTCACTCCTCATCTTGTCTCCTGTGCAGGGTACACGAACTCCACTTCTTCCACCAGCCACCCTCCCCTCTGCGCCCAGCTTGTGGAACACCTCCACACCATCTTCGGAGCCGCCTGCCGGTGAGATTGGTGTTCATTGTGGCGCAATAGTGACTACACATGCCATCGAGTTAGTGATGTAGTCATGTAGGCAGCGAAGCTTCAAGTGTTATGTTTACTTCACATAAACTGAAAAGGGTATCATTTCATACTTTTGGTTTGGTTTGTGAATCTGCTTCACTTAAATTTCAGCCTGAGCTAGTAGTTGACTAAAGGAATGCTCGGTACATTTAGAGATATTATATCACTATGCTAATGTGTTTCAACAAGGGAGATTCCTGCTAATAGTATATAACTGCTTATTATACGCAAACAGGATATTTCATTGTTCGAGTCAATACTCTTGATTGGTACCATCTCTTTTCTGGTTATTATATTTTTCTACTGCAGATAAAAAAGATAGAACTATCTATGATTACTTGGCACATATTTATTCTTCTATAGTTTCTTATGCACTACTGCCAACATTTGATAGGACGTACTTGGTGTTAAATTCATTGATGTTACTTCACACAAGTTCCATATGCATTGGTCAGTAGTAGTTCTTCCTTGGTTCATGCGGAACTGAAATATGAAGGAGGAACTAGAACTTGTCATACTGTAGTACAGTTCTGCTTTTGCTTTTCACAGAAGAGTAGGATTCTAGATGCATGGTTTTTGAGTCTGCTCTATCTAGTTATACATATCTTTGTGGTTCAGTTCTCTGGCTCGTTCAAACTGAGAGGACTGTGTTCTCAGATTGTTGCTAGAATTGCAACTGCTCATTTGTATTTAAGCTAGGATTTATGCACAAATCTTGCTCTTTCTGATGCATGATATTAATCTACCGAAATGCTGCCATGGCCATGCTGCTATGTTAACTTGATGATGTTAATTCATTGCTACCATGCTGCTATGTCGACAAAAGTTAATTTGCCCATGCCCATTGCCATGCCTTCCTTTTGTTAACTTAATTTCAGTTTACTTGATCATGCAGGTGGTCGTGTTGAAGGTGTCCCTACACTACAAAGTGTGCGCTGGCAAGGTGAAGAAGCACCTCACCAAGATGGAAGGTGAGCACCAACATCTcttaaagtttggtgacaaaataaTGCATCTTGAATCCTGGGAAGACCAGTTACTTACTAATAATATGTCATTGGAGGATATGCTACAGCAATGCAGCAATTTGAATTGATATTCACATTGAATTAATGACTTGTCTTGTTGTGCAATTGAAACATACCCATATAAAAGAAGTCTATTCCATGCATCATTTTTACTGTTTTACTCAACTTGTTTTCGTCGTTACTTGATACATACTACCTCCGAGCCATAATAAACCATGAAATGTACTCTTGGGAGGGATAAACATCTTTTTTAGCACATGGGTTGAAGCAGATTGTACTTGCTTACTGAGAATATGAAAATGAGATATTCTGTTTGCTAATATGAAGATAGCATTGTGTTTAATCCAGTATTGATGATTGTTTTCATTCCCATGTAAACTTGTTAACGATGGTGATTTTGTACTAGCATATAAACTTGTTTTTGTTGTCACTTGATACATACTTAGCTTGTACTTCAAGTAGTGGGTTAATGCTGGTAATTTTGTTCTACATGTATGCATTGGTATCCCCATCATCAAGCGCAGGGATGTAATAGTGGCAAGAAGATCATGGTCGTGTGCATCATCAAGCACACCATGGCGAGCATCCACCTCCTCATAGTGGCAAGAAGAGCAGGTGCCTAGTTTGTAATCGCTGTCGAAGGAGGTCCATGCTGAAGAACATAaaacttgtagagcttgtaaagtaaCATGCTATTGAACTTGTGGAGCATGTAATTGTGACTGCCATATTGTTGTTACACTTGTAGAGCTTACAAAGTGTATGTTAAAGCTTATTACGTGTTATTTGTAAAGCAGCAGCTTTGTACTGACTTTGGCTGATAATATTTGAAGTATTTTGTGTGTTTTCTGTGTGCCAATTTAAATATTGCGTATTTATTTACGTTAAATTGGAAAAAGAAGAATGTGACCCTGACAACAAGGACCCACTTTACTAGTGAACccattttataaaaaaagaaaactGAAACTGTTGAGACAAAAAGCCCACGGCCCAAAAATgaaaggctgcaatgttgggcttggtccatgaagctgacaaaaaattcataggaaaaaaataaataaatgggttgaattaatgggctcggcccatatagacaccCAATTGGACTGGgatgattcttgtgccacatcatcttgccatgctggatgcctacgtggcctgtgGAGGTTGccagtgaccaaaaatttggtcgtggaaccaacgaccttttacatatcacaaagaaggtcactaatttcagtttacaaccgccagcttttgaccttctgtttttggtcacaaaaatgtcgcaaatgaaaaactatgacctttgagcgaccaatagtgagggtcacaagttgacatatttcttgtagtgacacataacccagactcatgcagattgtacccctacctagttggacaaagaaccagctacaccccttctaaccccaaccccagcagatagtaacccagttcccattgacacagcaccatctccaccacagagcacccaaacacaagcagttagtaaggcaactgtagtgcccaaagcagaagaagaattgttcttaggtcaggttacGTAGCTATGGTTcgtactactttgctcttgcatcactgtatttactcataccaactaatttcaaatttgaacgatgcaattgaaactccaatggcgcaataggtacgttttaaacctgtttctttaacgtgttttctGTTGTAACTAGCTCTATGTAGAttccagtttcaattgaataaacagttatgttctcatgccatgcacattacaagtgatgttattgctgtgtagtttcccattCTTATATTCTTTCTATGccgctttgtcttaaatagatatgattctaactgtatctatcttgatttggcaacataaactagaatgatatagaccatacagtgaccatactacatagatatatgtttgtttcatgctgttatcatgtccaccttactactgaactggtttaccaaaatgagtttcatatactacattgtaaacctgtgatgtgtttgtttgtttctcttttagaacgcggataaaatattggagaagagtaccccattatgcaatggtaaaggaagtaatgcagataagattcaagatagtgagacatccctattggtctccaagaaagctgataaaaactatattgaagacactgagacaaccccaaagtcctgcctTGATGTactgtttgagttactggctactactgctggcaccagctcttcgaactcgttgcctgaatcagttcggcttcttgagtgtcaacttcaagttgaaagacatcgatcagatgttatgcgacaggaagccgaaggactgaggaagtccctgcagaattcagatgcatactttctggtgcaacagcaagtgctggaggatttaagcgccaaacaagataaAGTTAATAAGGTTGCTAAGCGTCTtgacagcattatgggtacccaggatattgtttcttgagctcttctgaagtggtttcagttctcgAATTGTTttcctgcggcgtttatatgctgctgtgttccctatatttgcactggtggtgaactttgatgcccagtggatgtaatatgtgtaatagccatgatagcctagcttaacttgcttgcttatttatttccttattgccttgtttatttctttgcttgtagtcagtgcagttctttttccgggGTTTGCTACTGGCCGCAATaaactattttttaaaactaggccacaataaccatgggctacatatttactgtagttaccatttccctctTACGGGTCATAGaaaaatgggccttctaagggtcgcagaaacaatgggccttatacaggtcgtagaaagaatgggccttctatgggtcgtatcatcaacgggccatctacgggccgtatgatcggttggccaaacatgggccaataacagaccgcattattgccgtaaacgggctagagttggaatcgtccgttcatgggccgaccataatgggccgtcgttaatcaatcgtatttgatgacgctatgaaaacggcccaacgtattaacgagccacaatcgggccgactgtaaccttggcttgaatttggcccacaactagaaattgacagtaacgggctgtaagtaaatgaatgttggaaatgagcccaagaataaatgggccctgagaaggctgaaagataacatggttGGAAACGACCCAATGAAATAATGAGCCGTTaatgtgtgacactccaaaatttttgtgattttgttttcagaagagccttgcttggtttgaaagaaggtcatttaaacccttcctaaaaaaaccatcttctaagtttgccctctcaaaaatctttttcttggatttagtttcttttaaaaagaaaacccttttagttttTGGGCTTTtaatttggttttgatcccttctaaattttaccatgcctcctatggtgaaattttcccaaaacctctcctcccactttggtacaacccaaacattctgtccaaactaataaaatcaatttttggattttattccaactatttctcctcccaaaataattctatcttttcttttgagcctaggtggattgcaaagcaagtaccctaatgcttttgacttttgacctcaactcaacacccgtggatagtcctttgtacccacaacccagaaccatattgatccactcttctcctgttcaaatatttcaatttgcacttactgcaagtttggaccagatttgccaaatttggtgaaattcatatctacacctctccaaaaataccacaaatattcatgcagcctctagatgcaatgagaggcccctccaccaaaaaccaggtCAGGGAAAAATCCatacatgcctagatcattctgtcgaacaccttgcatgcactgtttctgttcatctTTAGTTtagttcagagtttcagtgtcgatTTTCGTTAGAAATTCAGTcacatgctcacagtgcacttggcacgttgctcacggcctagcttgctcatacggagcctcacacgcgcgcttggcgccttcctggcgtcagTGGCGCCCTaccccgcctgcgccggcgtgctttgcagCGGCCGAATCACCGTAGCGGCTGACAGGGAGCAGAAcagcggcataacgccgttcggcgccgcccaaaacccctggtggctccgcgtggccatttcctcgccagcgcacgcatgcagcaccgtcgccgtggcgcggcacgcacagagcatgctccctgccgccgacgggcccgcaccgccCCATTCCGTCGAGCTCCGCCTAAGCAAATAAATCCCGATGCggttagcacctaaacggaacTAGGGGACACCCACGACGACGCTCAACCTCTGAACCCTCCTGTGCAAccgcagcgccgccgtaatcacctcgccagagaaccccgttctcggcaaccgcctcggggcggctatatatagcaccccgagcttgctctcgcccccgcacgactccaccacctcactagaccccgcccagccactgaacgagcctcgaggagcctttcctcctcgactccggccacctccatccgcctcgggctccggcatcgtTCACTCCGGTGAGCTCTCTCTGACGAGGTCCACGACCACCCGaatcgccgtccgccggagcaagcgtcgccggcgaccaccaccacctcccacagacgcggaatggcgccctgaacacggagaTACTGGAGGAGGTGATGGAGCTGCAAACTttgcacagttagactccgactactccaaaccaggcaagcatgtttgacctcttgatatgatgagtgttgttgcatgtttgcattttagtatggtcatggcatgtttaggaacatcactttaaatgttatgtttcatgcacataatcggaaagtaagtttcggaaagcattatgttgttggatacatatttgcatatccatgtgttggcatgaggatgggtaagatggcagtgttatgacatgccagtcttatgccagattatttgacttccgtgtcatcgtgaaacaaatcacatttccattcattccttcctactgtcacatgttttctgaaaggaatatggcatagtaagttgcaaatcgttttcctggtacacaccatatagagaggccggggtgagggttccatggccctggattaaagcccgtcatccggtcagggggcatgggtgtttccggttgggaccgagagggtggcaccccttagagcgcgtgtatagaaatttgatcccatgctattcgaggttgtggcctccccgtctcaaagtttttcttggacgttgtccagggtgattcctggcatcgtgaggtgaaatgggtgtgtactagttaaatgtgtttctactgaaatacggtagacggaactagtccttcgtgactacggaaatctgtTGGCtatggtcagttcatccaaactctgcagagtcctaaatctttcaattatcttgtacttcgttcaagtactatattcatcttatcttgtcaggtatcagcctcagtgacaaatctccggtgggatttatgtgtgataaatccggttaaaagattattcttgtggatggactaatcttgttatttacatttattacaagccctatttgcgatgtcgctcagacgtccgacggtggcagacctgttatttacttttgttataggccctgtctgtgatgtcgcccagacgtccgactgtggcatttcttttaaagccctttatgtgatgtcgcccagacgtccgactgtggcatttcttttaaagccctttacgtgatgtcgcccagacgtccgactgtggcatttcttttaaagccctttatgtgatgtcgcccaaacgtccgactgtggcaattcttttaaagccctttatgtgatgtctccCAGACGtctgactatggcatttcttttaaagccctttacgtgatgtcgcccagacgtctgactgtggcatttcttttaaagccctttatgtgatgtcacccagacgtccggctgtggcatttcttttaagccctttatgtggtgtcgcttacacgcccaactgcggcatgcattttatttatttacctttcgaggcgtcgctccagacacccgatcggttatCAGTTATCAAGTTCTGAAATCTTaccgttgttatatgagcatcatcctttattcatgacgcattcatgcattcattgattatatcttttgtccgaactgtcttgcga
This genomic window contains:
- the LOC123159525 gene encoding uncharacterized protein isoform X1 is translated as MPDRPYSLDERMLQLLGEGTRTPLLPPATLPSAPSLWNTSTPSSEPPAVYLIMQVVVLKVSLHYKVCAGKVKKHLTKMEAQGCNSGKKIMVVCIIKHTMASIHLLIVARRAGA
- the LOC123159525 gene encoding protein SODIUM POTASSIUM ROOT DEFECTIVE 1 isoform X5 → MPDRPYSLDERMLQLLGEGTRTPLLPPATLPSAPSLWNTSTPSSEPPAVYLIMQVVVLKVSLHYKVCAGKVKKHLTKMEGEHQHLLKFGDKIMHLESWEDQLLTNNMSLEDMLQQCSNLN
- the LOC123159525 gene encoding protein SODIUM POTASSIUM ROOT DEFECTIVE 1 isoform X3, giving the protein MPDRPYSLDERMLQLLGEGTRTPLLPPATLPSAPSLWNTSTPSSEPPAVYLIMQVVVLKVSLHYKVCAGKVKKHLTKMEGM
- the LOC123159525 gene encoding uncharacterized protein isoform X4, whose protein sequence is MPDRPYSLDERMLQLLGEGTRTPLLPPATLPSAPSLWNTSTPSSEPPAGGRVEGVPTLQSVRWQGEEAPHQDGSAGM
- the LOC123159525 gene encoding uncharacterized protein isoform X2, coding for MPDRPYSLDERMLQLLGEGTRTPLLPPATLPSAPSLWNTSTPSSEPPAGGRVEGVPTLQSVRWQGEEAPHQDGRDVIVARRSWSCASSSTPWRASTSS